One part of the Solanum dulcamara chromosome 8, daSolDulc1.2, whole genome shotgun sequence genome encodes these proteins:
- the LOC129899498 gene encoding endochitinase PR4-like, producing the protein MTNFSSRNQLILLIICIITIVVIPKLMLAQNCGCRIGLCCSRWGYCGSGNSYCGQGCQGGPCYTSSTKNYNHHHHNNRVSDIVSESFFNGIANQASSKSCEGKGFYTRSVFLEALKYYPKFATVGSSSDDNKREIAAFFAHVTHETGQMCYINEINGSSRDYCDRTNSEYPCVYGKSYYGRGPIQLSWNFNYGPAGKAIGFDGLNDPDIVARDSLIAFKTGLWYWMNTCHPLLASGQGFGATIRAINGPLECNGGNPEPVARRVQYYVEYCQQLGVDTGENLTC; encoded by the exons ATGACtaatttttcttcaagaaatcAGTTGATCTTATTAATTATTTGTATTATAACTATAGTTGTAATTCCAAAATTGATGTTGGCACAAAATTGTGGATGTAGAATAGGACTGTGCTGCAGTAGATGGGGTTATTGTGGCAGTGGGAATTCTTATTGTGGACAGGGCTGTCAAGGAGGGCCTTGTTATACTTCTTCGACGAAAAATTacaatcatcatcatcataataatAGAGTTTCTGATATTGTTAGTGAATCATTCTTCAATGGAATTGCAAATCAAGCTTCTTCAAAATCATGTGAAGGCAAAGGATTTTACACAAGATCTGTGTTTCTTGAAGCTTTAAAGTATTATCCTAAATTTGCAACTGTTGGTTCTTCTTCTGATGATAATAAGCGCGAAATTGCTGCTTTCTTTGCTCATGTCACGCATGAGACTGGAC AAATGTGTTACATAAATGAGATAAATGGTTCATCTAGGGACTATTGTGATAGGACAAACTCAGAGTATCCTTGTGTCTACGGCAAGAGTTATTATGGTCGAGGACCGATCCAACTATCATGGAATTTCAACTATGGACCCGCTGGAAAAGCCATCGGGTTCGATGGCCTAAACGACCCTGATATCGTGGCTAGAGATAGTCTTATAGCATTCAAAACTGGCTTGTGGTACTGGATGAACACTTGCCATCCTCTCTTAGCTTCTGGCCAAGGTTTCGGGGCAACGATTCGAGCTATTAATGGTCCTCTTGAGTGTAATGGTGGCAATCCTGAGCCTGTTGCTAGAAGGGTTCAATATTATGTTGAGTATTGCCAGCAACTTGGTGTAGACACTGGGGAAAATCTCACTTGTTAG